In Tachysurus fulvidraco isolate hzauxx_2018 chromosome 3, HZAU_PFXX_2.0, whole genome shotgun sequence, a single window of DNA contains:
- the id4 gene encoding DNA-binding protein inhibitor ID-4, giving the protein MFLHFFAISIPISKTRADAFLFLFLLLFLFFATFTLNEKMKATILPRAQRDSCSCAELSAEPDLCCLQHDMNDCYSRLKRLVPTIPQHRRVSRVEILQHVIDYILDLQLALERTEHTEHSGTWLRSSIRTPLSVLNTEQRTPVVNKQEDTILCS; this is encoded by the exons ATGTTCCTGCACTTCTTTGCTATTTCCATACCGATCAGCAAGACGCGAGCTGACGctttcctatttctttttcttcttctttttttattttttgcaacatTTACCTTGAATGAGAAGATGAAGGCTACCATTCTGCCTCGGGCCCAGAGGGACTCGTGCAGCTGCGCTGAACTCTCGGCCGAGCCTGATCTGTGCTGCCTACAGCACGACATGAACGATTGCTACAGCCGTCTAAAGCGCCTGGTGCCCACCATCCCGCAGCACCGGCGCGTGAGCCGCGTGGAGATCCTGCAGCACGTCATCGACTACATCCTGGACCTGCAGCTGGCGCTCGAGCGCACTGAGCACACCGAACACAGCGGGACGTGGCTGCGGAGCTCCATCCGCACCCCGCTCTCCGTCCTCAACACAGAGCAG AGGACACCAGTTGTCAATAAGCAGGAGGACACGATTTTGTGCAGCTAA